The following are encoded in a window of Tessaracoccus flavescens genomic DNA:
- a CDS encoding M16 family metallopeptidase, with product MTRPDVTLATPWHFPTPTITRLPNGLTVWHFHLPGQHIATFEAVFPAALSSEPRDVEGVATVALHAIDEGTLTHPDGRIGELLEGNGATLHGIARYRHTTFGGQAPSRRLGAVLDLFTEVLTEPAYAERDIVHHIEAQIAGFDSTLASPGGSNGLAFRRALFGEQHRDGRPAAGTPATLSPIDADRVRAWHAAHFVPDHTTLLIAGAVDADDVIAHFADWRPGAPTPAPASSAPALPPRVVVVDQPGAVQATLTIGSRTVTRDDPRWAALRIAGHALAGAFASRLNLELRERLGYTYGINGGFSPGVTEGQFAVGGSVRNEVAGDAVARLIEGLALAEPLTDAEVDDARRYLIGVAPLANETSADIVAQSSSLAAAGLDPGDMGRHFEALATVGADAATTAYRSAISPELCSVSVTGDAEVLVPQLEAIGLAPERIDLRA from the coding sequence ATGACCCGACCTGACGTCACGCTAGCCACCCCCTGGCACTTTCCGACGCCGACGATCACCAGGCTGCCCAACGGCCTGACGGTGTGGCACTTCCATCTGCCCGGCCAGCACATCGCCACCTTCGAGGCCGTGTTCCCCGCTGCGCTGAGCAGCGAGCCACGCGACGTCGAGGGCGTGGCGACCGTGGCGCTGCACGCCATCGATGAAGGAACGCTGACCCACCCGGACGGACGGATCGGCGAACTCCTCGAGGGCAACGGGGCCACCCTGCACGGCATCGCCCGGTACCGGCACACGACCTTCGGCGGGCAGGCCCCGTCGCGACGCCTCGGAGCGGTCCTCGACCTCTTCACGGAGGTGCTCACCGAGCCCGCCTATGCGGAACGCGACATCGTGCACCACATCGAGGCCCAGATCGCGGGCTTCGACTCGACGCTCGCCTCACCCGGGGGCAGCAACGGCCTCGCCTTCCGCCGTGCCCTCTTCGGCGAACAGCACCGCGACGGCCGTCCGGCGGCCGGAACGCCTGCCACGCTCAGCCCGATCGACGCCGACCGCGTCCGCGCCTGGCACGCCGCGCACTTCGTTCCCGACCACACGACGCTGCTGATCGCCGGCGCGGTCGACGCGGACGACGTCATCGCCCACTTCGCCGACTGGCGACCTGGAGCCCCGACGCCTGCACCGGCCTCCAGCGCCCCGGCCCTGCCTCCCCGCGTCGTGGTGGTCGACCAGCCGGGGGCTGTCCAGGCGACGCTCACCATCGGCAGCCGAACCGTCACGCGCGACGATCCGCGCTGGGCGGCGCTCCGGATCGCCGGGCACGCCCTCGCCGGGGCCTTCGCCAGCCGGCTCAATCTGGAACTGCGCGAGCGGCTCGGCTACACCTACGGCATCAACGGGGGCTTCTCCCCCGGCGTCACCGAGGGGCAGTTCGCGGTGGGCGGTAGCGTCCGCAACGAGGTGGCAGGCGATGCCGTCGCCCGCCTCATCGAGGGGCTCGCACTCGCCGAACCGCTGACCGACGCCGAGGTCGACGACGCGCGCCGGTACCTGATCGGGGTCGCCCCGCTCGCCAACGAGACCTCGGCCGACATCGTCGCGCAGTCGTCCTCCCTCGCCGCCGCCGGGCTCGACCCGGGGGACATGGGAAGGCACTTCGAGGCGCTGGCGACGGTGGGCGCGGACGCGGCCACCACCGCCTACCGCTCCGCCATCAGCCCCGAGCTGTGCAGCGTCTCCGTCACCGGAGACGCCGAGGTGCTCGTCCCCCAGTTGGAGGCCATCGGCCTGGCTCCGGAACGGATCGATCTGAGGGCCTGA
- a CDS encoding M16 family metallopeptidase: protein MTEAHLHYELAKHRLDNGLEVVVAPDPDAPGVAVNLWVEVGSADERPGKTGFAHLFEHLMFQGSGQVASGEHMATVETLGGTVNATTSSDRTNYFETVPRGALDLAMWLEADRFASLAITGENFETQRQVVKEEKRQRYDNQPYGDLLELLIAQHFQPEHPYGHLTIGSMRDLDDASLEDVASFFEAWYPASNLRLVLCGPVTADEGISLTETYFGSLPAVPKPQRASFEAPLARPELIETVTRAVPHSLTYLSWGVPDAADPVQPALHLALSVLADGNSSRLHRALVRNGDIANEVHSALLPHRSSTSVATILGRPSDGVGTDALSGRILDELARFIDEGPTEEEVARAAAQYERDWLWDLATTSGRADAINDAWLVHGDPARINTHLAEVLSVTPDDVRGAARTWLSPTAAHQLHYLAENAR from the coding sequence ATGACCGAGGCCCACCTGCACTACGAGCTGGCCAAGCACCGCCTGGACAACGGACTCGAGGTGGTCGTGGCCCCCGATCCGGATGCTCCCGGCGTCGCAGTGAACCTCTGGGTCGAGGTCGGCTCCGCGGATGAGCGTCCGGGCAAGACCGGCTTCGCCCACCTGTTCGAGCACCTCATGTTCCAGGGCTCCGGGCAGGTGGCCTCCGGCGAGCACATGGCGACCGTCGAGACCCTCGGCGGAACCGTCAACGCCACCACCTCCAGCGACCGCACCAACTACTTCGAGACGGTGCCCCGGGGCGCCCTCGACCTGGCGATGTGGCTCGAGGCGGACCGCTTCGCGAGCCTCGCCATCACCGGGGAGAACTTCGAGACCCAGCGTCAGGTCGTGAAGGAGGAGAAGCGTCAGCGCTACGACAACCAGCCCTACGGCGACCTGCTCGAACTGCTGATCGCGCAGCACTTCCAGCCCGAGCATCCGTACGGTCACCTGACCATCGGGTCCATGAGGGACCTGGACGACGCGTCGCTGGAGGACGTGGCCTCGTTCTTCGAGGCCTGGTACCCGGCGAGCAACCTGCGCCTCGTGCTCTGCGGGCCGGTCACCGCCGACGAGGGCATCTCGCTCACCGAGACCTACTTCGGCTCGCTTCCCGCCGTCCCCAAGCCTCAGCGGGCAAGCTTCGAGGCACCGCTGGCCAGGCCGGAGCTGATCGAGACCGTCACCCGGGCCGTCCCGCACTCGCTGACCTACCTGTCGTGGGGGGTGCCCGACGCGGCAGACCCCGTCCAGCCAGCTCTCCACCTGGCGCTGTCGGTCCTCGCCGACGGCAACTCCTCCCGGCTGCACCGCGCGCTCGTGCGCAACGGCGACATCGCCAACGAGGTGCACAGCGCGCTGCTGCCCCACCGCTCCTCCACCTCGGTGGCCACCATCCTCGGACGTCCGTCGGACGGCGTGGGGACCGATGCGCTGAGCGGACGAATCCTCGACGAGCTGGCCCGCTTCATCGACGAGGGCCCAACCGAGGAGGAGGTCGCCCGCGCGGCCGCCCAGTACGAACGCGACTGGCTCTGGGACCTCGCCACGACGAGCGGTCGCGCCGACGCGATCAACGACGCCTGGCTCGTCCACGGCGACCCGGCCAGGATCAACACCCACCTCGCGGAGGTGCTGTCCGTGACCCCAGACGATGTGCGAGGCGCTGCCCGAACCTGGCTGTCCCCCACGGCCGCACACCAGCTCCACTACCTCGCGGAGAATGCCCGATGA
- a CDS encoding DUF1349 domain-containing protein, producing METTRIAWSEGIWTHPPVDAVERDGDLIVTCAEGSDAWRTTSYGFVHESEHGLVRPLPQDCAMEVTFTTDYDQQFDQAGIFVVADQTCWMKAGVEFADGHPQLGAVVTNPNSDWSVARMDAWAGRRVRVRVSRSGDALTVRAGLDGDELALVRVAPFPAEAEAAAGPLAAAPTRAGLVVTFHEWFLTASDSSLH from the coding sequence ATGGAGACCACCCGCATCGCCTGGTCAGAAGGGATCTGGACCCACCCGCCCGTCGACGCCGTCGAGCGCGACGGCGACCTGATCGTCACCTGCGCCGAAGGCTCGGATGCGTGGCGCACCACCTCGTATGGTTTCGTCCACGAGTCCGAGCACGGGCTCGTGCGGCCGCTGCCGCAGGACTGCGCGATGGAGGTCACCTTCACCACCGACTACGACCAGCAGTTCGACCAGGCAGGCATCTTCGTGGTCGCCGACCAGACCTGCTGGATGAAGGCGGGCGTCGAGTTCGCAGACGGGCACCCGCAGCTGGGCGCGGTCGTGACCAACCCGAACTCCGACTGGTCCGTGGCCAGGATGGATGCGTGGGCGGGACGGAGGGTCCGGGTGCGGGTCTCCCGGTCGGGCGACGCGCTGACGGTCCGCGCCGGCCTCGACGGCGACGAACTGGCCCTCGTGCGCGTGGCCCCGTTCCCGGCTGAGGCCGAGGCCGCCGCGGGCCCGCTCGCCGCGGCGCCCACGAGGGCAGGCCTCGTGGTCACATTCCACGAGTGGTTCCTCACCGCGTCCGACTCGTCGCTGCACTGA
- a CDS encoding aldo/keto reductase family protein, whose amino-acid sequence MQYRYLGNSGLKITEITYGNWLTHGSQVENDAAKACVRAALDAGITTFDTADVYANTVAEEVLADALKGERRESLEIFTKVYFPVGPKGANDVGLSRKHIMEGINGSLRRLQTDYVDLYQAHRFDVETPLEETMIAFADVVRQGKALYIGVSEWTADQIREGAKLAKELNIQLISNQPQYSMLWRVIEDQVVPASEEAGISQIVWSPVAQGVLTGKYQPGQAAPEGSRATDTKGGQNMISRFMNDDVLTRVQKLRPIADELGLTMAQLAVAWVLQNQNVAAAIIGASRPEQISENVKASGVEIPAELMAKIDEALGDIVERDPSHTRAPESRP is encoded by the coding sequence ATGCAGTACCGCTATCTCGGAAATTCCGGACTCAAGATCACCGAAATCACCTACGGCAACTGGCTGACCCACGGGTCGCAGGTCGAAAACGACGCCGCAAAGGCCTGCGTCCGCGCGGCCCTCGATGCGGGCATCACCACCTTCGACACCGCAGACGTCTACGCCAACACCGTCGCAGAGGAGGTGCTCGCGGATGCGCTGAAGGGGGAGCGTCGCGAGTCGCTCGAGATCTTCACGAAGGTCTACTTCCCAGTCGGCCCGAAGGGCGCCAACGATGTCGGCCTGTCCCGCAAGCACATCATGGAGGGCATCAACGGGTCGCTGCGCCGCCTGCAGACCGACTACGTCGACCTCTATCAGGCGCACCGCTTCGACGTGGAGACCCCGCTCGAGGAGACCATGATCGCCTTCGCCGACGTGGTGCGGCAGGGCAAGGCGCTCTACATCGGCGTGTCCGAGTGGACCGCCGACCAGATCCGCGAGGGCGCGAAGCTGGCCAAGGAACTCAACATCCAGCTGATCTCCAACCAGCCGCAGTACTCGATGCTGTGGCGCGTGATCGAGGACCAGGTCGTGCCAGCCTCGGAGGAGGCAGGCATCTCGCAGATCGTGTGGTCTCCCGTCGCCCAGGGTGTCCTGACCGGCAAGTACCAGCCGGGTCAGGCCGCGCCCGAGGGTTCGCGGGCCACCGACACCAAGGGCGGCCAGAACATGATCAGCCGCTTCATGAACGACGACGTGCTGACCCGCGTGCAGAAGCTGCGCCCGATCGCAGACGAGCTCGGCCTGACCATGGCTCAGCTCGCCGTCGCCTGGGTGCTGCAGAACCAGAACGTCGCAGCGGCCATCATCGGCGCCTCGCGCCCAGAGCAGATCAGCGAGAACGTCAAGGCCAGTGGGGTGGAGATTCCGGCCGAGCTGATGGCGAAGATCGACGAGGCGCTCGGCGACATCGTCGAGCGCGACCCGTCCCACACCCGAGCACCTGAGTCGCGCCCGTAA